The window AAAATTAGGGCATTTCTAGAACAGAAGGGAATTTCAGGACGGGAGTGTGCAGGAATCCGATCCATTCATTGCATGACTCAGCCGTATTCTGGAAGTCTGGGGGCCTAAGCCGCGTGGCGGATTCATGAAATTGTCTTATTTACGAACAATAACAAAAACATTACGTACAATGTTCGTATTTCCCATTGACAAGTCATGTCATGTACACCTAAAATAAAAAAGCGTTGAGCAACATAAATATTCGTATAATTCCGGGGATCGGCCCGGAAGTCTCTACGAGGTCACCGTAATGACCTGGCTACGATTAAGAAGAGCGATTCCATGAGGACCTTCGGCCTTTCCGGCTTGGGGGGAGATAAGGGACCTTCTCTTTTTTCGGGCCGGTGTCTAATCAGATACCGGCTTTTCTATGGGCTCAGACACAACATACACCTTAGGGGGAGAACCATTTGAACCGCTTTTTCAAACTGAAAGAAAACGGCACTACAGTACGCACAGAGATTATGGCCGGATTGACCACGTTTATGGCTATGGCTTATATCCTGTCGGTGAACCCCGGCACGCTCACAGCCTTCGGCCGCATTGATATGGGCTGGTATTCTGTATTTCTGGCTACAGCACTTGCAGCAGGTATTTTTACAATTGCCATGGGACTGTTCATTAATTTCCCGGTAGCTCTGGCACCTGGTATGGGCCTTAATGCATATTTTGCTTCCGTAGTTTTAGCTTCGCAAACGACTGATCATCCTTTCAGCTGGCAGATGGGTCTGACTGCGGTGTTTATTTCCGGTCTGATCTTTATTCTGCTAACCGTCACCAGGGTGCGGCAAATATTGCTCACCGCTATTCCTGACAGTCTGAAGCATGCGATTACAGTCGGCATCGGGCTCTTCATTACAATTATCGGTCTTAAGAACAGCGGACTTATGACGATCGGCGTGGAATCCGGTAGCGACATTGCTGCTAACAAGTTTACAGATGTTCTTTCCTTTGAAACGGTTATTCATATGGGCAGCCTGGAAAATACGAACGTTCAGCTGGTAATCATCGGTCTTCTGCTGATCGCCGTACTGATGGTACTGCAGGTACGCGGTGCAATTCTGTTCGGTATTCTGGGTACTACATTGGTCGCCATTCTTATGGGCGCGGTTGATTTCAGCACACTTAACAGCCCGCAAACCCCTTGGGTTCCAGATTTCACGCAGCTGAACTTCATGGAATTTGACTGGGACGGCATCATGCACACCGGTATTGTTTCGGCGATTGCCACCTTTACCTTTGTTGAATTGTTTGATACTTTTGGCACGCTGGTAGGTACTGCTGAACGTGCAGGAATTATGAAGGACAAAGAAGAAGGTAAGAGACGCGTCGGAAACGCGATGTTCGTAGATGCGATCGCTGTTACAGGCGGTGCTATGCTCGGTACTTCCACTACAACGGCTTATGTCGAAAGTGCTGCCGGTGTTGCCGAAGGCGGCCGTACAGGTCTGACTGCCGTAACTACAGGTGTCTGCTTCTTGCTCGCCTTGTTCCTGGCTCCGGTAGTCGCGCTGATTCCTGGTTCAGCTACTGCAGCGGCCCTGATTATTGTAGGTGTGCTTATGGCTCAATCGATCCGTGAAATTGATTTTCAGGATATGGTTTATGCAATTCCGGCCTTCCTGACCTTTGCGATTATGCCGTTTACTTATAACATTGCTAACGGGATTTCGTTCGGGATTGTAACTTATGTAATCCTTGCGGGCGTAGCAAATGTGGCCGGCAAGAAGAAATATGATATCCACTGGATGATGTGGGTGCTGGCAGTTCTGATTATTCTGCGTTATGTTCTGATCGGAAGCCAAGGCTAAGCCTCACAACTTATTTAATTGGATTGCTAACGGCTCCTTCAGAGATGAAGGGGCCGTTTTTTTTGTATCTTTTTTTCTCCTCGCTTACAGCTTCAAAATAGGACAAAGAGCTGCTCCGGACTTTTCATCATCCGGTATTTAGATTATATTGTTGAAGAGGTGATGTAAGTTGTCCGGCTTCCTTAATAGGACATATAACTCCTGCAAGAGCAACCCGTGGCCTTTGCTGCTTTTTGTGCTGGGGGCGGTCATCCGGCTGGTTTACATAGGATCGGTTCCGCCGGGCTTGAATCAGGATGAGGCATCTATAGGCTATGACGCTTACGCTATCCTTCATTATGGGATAGACCGCAGCGGTGTTCATTTGCCTATTCATCTAACCGCCTGGGGCAGCGGACAAAATGCGCTGTATGCGTACTTGTCGATGCCGTTCCTGCTGCTGTTTGGACTGACACCGCTATCGGTGCGGGCTCTGAGTGCTGTAATGGGACTTATCGGAATGCTCTTCTTCTATTTAATTATGAAGCAGCTGTTTACTACAAGAACTGCCGGTATAGCTGCCATGTTTTTTATTGTCATCAATCCGTGGCATATCATGATGTCAAGATGGGCCCTGGAATCCAATTTGTTTCCAACCCTGATTTTGATAGCTGTATATTGTATTCTGAAATCCTTTCATTCCCCAAAATGGATATTTGCTTTTACCGCTGTACTGGCTTTATCGCTATATGCTTATGGTACAGCCTATTTTTTTGTTCCCGTGTTTGCCTTAGGGACTGCAATTCTTCTATTGTATAGTAAAGTCCTGAAAGTCCGTACGCTGCTCTGGAATGGGCTGCTGTTTGTATTGCTTGCCCTGCCCATATTATTATTTATAGTAATTAATCATTATGACCTGCAGGCGATAACGACTCCGCTGCTGACTGTTCCGAAGCTGACGATGCCGCGGGTGGAGCAGATTTCTTCTGTATTCAGCGGGCAGCTGCTGCAGACAGCCTCAGACAATTTCCGTGAATTCATTCAAATTATGCTGAGCGGAAGCGACGGATTGCCCTGGAATTCAATATCCTGGTATGGCTATGCCTACCCGGCTGCATTGCCCTTTGCACTCCTTGGACTTATTGTGATGATACAGGCGCTGAGGCGGCAGGGGCGGAAGGAAGCGGGGGGGGCGGTAATTCTGCTCTGGCTCCTGACAGCTATACTGATGGCCTTTATCACCAATGTGAATATTAACAGGATTAACATCATTTTTTATCCGCTGATTATGCTGGTTGCGGCGGGATTTATCTGGTTGCACCAAAAGTTAAAAATCGCCGGCATTCTGTCTGCTGCTGCTTTTACAGTGATGTTCGCCTCATTTACAGGAGTATATTTCCGTGATTTTCCCGATAGGATCGGCCCGGCGTTTTTTGATTCTCTTGGTGAGGCAATACAGTATGCCTCTGAGCACAGTACCGGAGAAGTCTACGTTACGGATGAAGTCAATATGCCCTACATTTATGTCCTGTTTTATGAGCAAATCAATCCACATGATTTTCTGGAATCGGTTGTCTATTCCAACCCCGGAGATGCATTTCAACAGGTCTCTTCGTTCGGCAGATACAGGTTCGGCAAGCCGGCTGGTTTAACCGGGAACTCGGCATATATCTTTAGGAACAGTACCCCTCTCCCCGCAGCGGCGGAAGGAGGGTATACGGTTAAGCGATTTACCCATTACAGTGTATTACTCTCTACAGAGCATCAAGACGGGGATGTCCCTCTCGATCCTTCAACGGACAAAGGATTTTATAACGGAGGATTTGAAGAGGGTGCCGCCGGCTGGAGCTTTTCGGAGGGGACAGGGGTGGCAAGCAACAATCCCGGCTCCGGAACTTATCTGGCTTACCTTGATGCAGGCGCAGACAAAACAATCACCCAGGCCTTCACAGCACAAGCACCGCCGGGAGAATACAAGCTGTCTGTCCTGGTGAGTGCCGGCGGCGGAGGCGGAAAGGTCGGGCTGCGCGTGAATGGGATCTTGCAGGCTGAAGCGGATCTGACAGCAGGAGAAGAATATCATCAGATTACACTGCCGGCGGTTGCCCTTCATCAGGGCGATCAGGCGAAGGTTATTATAACCGGCGGAAACGGCTGGATTAACATTGATGAGGTGAGGTTGGAACGATGATCAAGAATACACGCGCGGCTGCAATCCTTGTATTAATGCTGCTGATGTTCGTACTTCCTGTAACAAGTATTTATGCGGAAGGAAATCTGCTGCAGAATCCGGGTTTTGAAGAAGGGGAAGAAGGAGTGCCTGCCGGCTGGACGAAGGATGCCTGGATTGCCGGAGACAGCTCCGGTCTTCTGTCGGTTCAATCTGAGGAAGTTCATTCCGGCAGTAAAGCGGCAGTCATTGAGAATCTTGAACCGAATCATTTGAAATGGGTCCAGAATATTACCGTCACGCCGGACAGCTACTACAAGATTTCCGGATATATCAAAGTCGCCAGCACTGCCGGCCAAGGCTTAGGCGCGAATATTTTCCCGGTTGGTATTGGCGGCGGGTACCCGGCTACAACGGATACCGGCGGAGACTGGCAGTATCTGGAGTTCATCGGCCAGACCGGGAAAGAGCAGACTGAGCTCGGCATAGGTGCAGCTCTGGGCGGGTACTCCAGTCTGATTCAGGGCAAAGCTTATTTTGATGACTTGTCTGTAGAACAATTGGATGCTGCTCCGGAAGGAGCGAGTGTTATTTTGCTGGATAGCGGCGCAGCGGCCCAGGCGGGAGGCAGTGATGCTGAAGCGCCACCGCACAAAGTGTCACCAGCTAAGCTTTTGCTGATCTCGGCAGTATTCAGCGTATTTTTTGCTCTTCTATATAATAGAGCTTTGCGCAGCAACAAGCTGCTTCAGCAGCGGGAAAGTGTCTATACGAGATGGATTTATATCGTGTTTGCTGCTGCTTTTATTCTGCGTATTTGGATCGGCCTAACAGCTAAGGGGTATCAGAATGATATGAATACCTTTATTGCCTGGGGCCAGCGCCTAGTCGACAGAGGTCCGGGCGGATTCTATGAGGAGGGCTACTTCGCAGATTACCCGCCGGGTTATTTGTACATATTGTATCTGCTGAGTGCAATCCGCAGCCTGTTCGGCTTCGCGCATGGCTCGGGCGGGGAGACGCTGCTCTTTAAGCTGCCGGCCATTGTGTCGGATCTGGTGCTGGGTGCTCTCATTTACCGGATCGGACGCAAGAAGCTCGGGTCTGGTATAGCTTTAGGCCTAATGCTGCTGTTCCTGTTCAATCCGGCGGTATTGATGGACTCTGCGGCCTGGGGCCAGGCGGACTCCTTCTTTATGGTGTTTCTGCTGCTCAGTATTATGGGCGCTGCAGATAAAGCCTTTGTCCGCTCTGCCATCTGGTTTGCGATTGCTGTGCTGGTTAAGCCGCAGGCACTGATTTTTACGCCTGTGCTGCTGCTGGCTTTCTATCATCACCGGGCCTGGAAGCAGCTGGCGGTGGGTGCCCTTTACGGGCTGGGGATATTCGTCCTGCTGGCGGCTCCGTTTTTCTGGAATAACGGCGGTTTAGGCGGACTGATTGATTTATACAAGAGTACCTTATCGTCCTATCCTTATTCTACGGTGAATGCCTTCAATCTCTATGCCCTCACGGATCCTATGTGGTCGTCCATGGATCTGACGTGGCTGGGAATTACTTATCGCACGTGGGGCTTTATTTTCATTCTTGCAGCAGTAGCCGCGGCGGTATATTTTTCCTTCAAAAAAGACCGCAAGGAGCTGTCCAAATCCTACTTCATCGGTATGGTTCTGATCGTCATTATGTTCGTGCTGGGCACCAAAATGCATGAGCGTTATATCTATCCGGCCTTGATTCTCTGTTTGTTTAGCTACATAGAGAGCCGCGACCGGCGGTTCCTGACCTTGTTTCTGGGGTTCACCTTAACGCAGTATATCAATGTTGGTTATACACTGGCCCATCTCAATGCCGGGAATAATCCCCCGTCGGACGGAATCGTGCTGGTTACTGCGATTGCCAATCTTGCTTTGCTGGTATATACGCTGTACACCGGGTATATGGTATATGTCCGCAAACAGACGAAGCTTCTCGCGCCTCCGGCTACGGACACAGAGAAGCATGCTGCTGATATAGCACTTGCCGAAGGCATACGTCCGCTGGAGCAGAAGAGCAAAGCTAAGTTCAAGCTGCTGCGTAAAGACTGGGTGTGGATGCTTTCCATTACTGCCGTCTATGCAGTGCTTGCGCTAATTAATCTGGGGTCAACCAAAGCACCGGAAACCTTATGGGAGCCAGCGGCGAGCGGCGAGAGCTTCTTTGTCGATCTGGGCCAGAGCAGACAGCTGGAACGTGTAAATGTATTCGGCGGTGTAGGCACCGGCAAATTCAAGCTGGAATTCAGCGAGACTCCGGATACCTGGAGCAGTCCGCTGGACGTGAATGAGGAAGTGGGGAATGTATTTATCTGGAAAAGCCAGCCTTTGAATGTAGCGGCAAGATATGTGAAGCTGACCGTTACTTCGCCTGGCTTTACCCTGAATGAAATGGCCTTCTATGAACAAGGAGGAGGCAAAACTCCGCTTCCCGTAACCAGTGTCACTCCGGATGCCGCAGCAGCTGCCAAAAGAGGCGAGCCTGCGAATCTGTTCGACGAACAGTCTGTCATCCCGGAGAACTCCAATTTTATGAACAGTACGTATTTTGATGAGATTTATCATGCGCGCACAGCATACGAATATTTCCACGGTATTGTGGCCTATGAGAATACCCATCCGCCGCTTGGCAAAATTCTGATCGGAGTGGGGATGGAGCTGTTTGGCGTAAATCCGTTTGGCTGGCGGATTATCGGCACCCTGTTTGGGGTTGCCATGCTGCCGCTGATCTATATCATGGCTCTGCGGTTATTCCGGAAAAGCCGTTACGCCGCGCTTGCCGCCGGACTGTTCGCACTTGATTTCATGCACTTTACACAGACACGCATCTCGACAATAGATGTCTATGGCGTCTTCTTCATCATGTTAATGTTCTATTTCATGCAGCGCTATTTCACAATGAACTTTTACCGCGAACCGCTGCGCCGGACACTGGTCCCGCTGTTCTGGTCCGGTCTTTTCTTCGGCATCGGCGTCGCCTCTAAATGGATTGTGCTGTACGGCGGTGCCGGGCTGGCTGTTATGCTGGCTCTCTCGCTGTTCGAGCGTTATAAGGAACATGCAGCAGCAGGACGTGTGCTCGCGGAAGGCAAGCTGAGTGATCAGGAGGTCAAGACCGCCTGCCTTACAGCAGACAGAACCTTCTGGAAAAACACCGTCATTACACTGGCAAGCTGCATCGTGTTCTTTGTAGTCATTCCTGCCGTTATCTACGGATTGTCCTTTATCCCGGTGCTGTCCGTTACGGCCGAGGGGTACACGATTAAGGGGCTGATCGAAGCCCAGAAAAATATGTATGACTACCACAGCCAGCTGGTGGCTACCCATCCGTTTGCCTCTTCCTGGTGGGAATGGCCGTTTATGAAACGTCCAGTATGGTTCTTTAGCGGCGGCGAAGGCTTGCCTGAAGGTCAAGTAAGCAGTATTGTCACTATAGGCAATCCGTTGATCTGGTGGACCGGAATTTTCGCTATG of the Paenibacillus pedocola genome contains:
- a CDS encoding NCS2 family permease, giving the protein MNRFFKLKENGTTVRTEIMAGLTTFMAMAYILSVNPGTLTAFGRIDMGWYSVFLATALAAGIFTIAMGLFINFPVALAPGMGLNAYFASVVLASQTTDHPFSWQMGLTAVFISGLIFILLTVTRVRQILLTAIPDSLKHAITVGIGLFITIIGLKNSGLMTIGVESGSDIAANKFTDVLSFETVIHMGSLENTNVQLVIIGLLLIAVLMVLQVRGAILFGILGTTLVAILMGAVDFSTLNSPQTPWVPDFTQLNFMEFDWDGIMHTGIVSAIATFTFVELFDTFGTLVGTAERAGIMKDKEEGKRRVGNAMFVDAIAVTGGAMLGTSTTTAYVESAAGVAEGGRTGLTAVTTGVCFLLALFLAPVVALIPGSATAAALIIVGVLMAQSIREIDFQDMVYAIPAFLTFAIMPFTYNIANGISFGIVTYVILAGVANVAGKKKYDIHWMMWVLAVLIILRYVLIGSQG
- a CDS encoding glycosyltransferase family 39 protein; amino-acid sequence: MLLFVLGAVIRLVYIGSVPPGLNQDEASIGYDAYAILHYGIDRSGVHLPIHLTAWGSGQNALYAYLSMPFLLLFGLTPLSVRALSAVMGLIGMLFFYLIMKQLFTTRTAGIAAMFFIVINPWHIMMSRWALESNLFPTLILIAVYCILKSFHSPKWIFAFTAVLALSLYAYGTAYFFVPVFALGTAILLLYSKVLKVRTLLWNGLLFVLLALPILLFIVINHYDLQAITTPLLTVPKLTMPRVEQISSVFSGQLLQTASDNFREFIQIMLSGSDGLPWNSISWYGYAYPAALPFALLGLIVMIQALRRQGRKEAGGAVILLWLLTAILMAFITNVNINRINIIFYPLIMLVAAGFIWLHQKLKIAGILSAAAFTVMFASFTGVYFRDFPDRIGPAFFDSLGEAIQYASEHSTGEVYVTDEVNMPYIYVLFYEQINPHDFLESVVYSNPGDAFQQVSSFGRYRFGKPAGLTGNSAYIFRNSTPLPAAAEGGYTVKRFTHYSVLLSTEHQDGDVPLDPSTDKGFYNGGFEEGAAGWSFSEGTGVASNNPGSGTYLAYLDAGADKTITQAFTAQAPPGEYKLSVLVSAGGGGGKVGLRVNGILQAEADLTAGEEYHQITLPAVALHQGDQAKVIITGGNGWINIDEVRLER
- a CDS encoding phospholipid carrier-dependent glycosyltransferase gives rise to the protein MIKNTRAAAILVLMLLMFVLPVTSIYAEGNLLQNPGFEEGEEGVPAGWTKDAWIAGDSSGLLSVQSEEVHSGSKAAVIENLEPNHLKWVQNITVTPDSYYKISGYIKVASTAGQGLGANIFPVGIGGGYPATTDTGGDWQYLEFIGQTGKEQTELGIGAALGGYSSLIQGKAYFDDLSVEQLDAAPEGASVILLDSGAAAQAGGSDAEAPPHKVSPAKLLLISAVFSVFFALLYNRALRSNKLLQQRESVYTRWIYIVFAAAFILRIWIGLTAKGYQNDMNTFIAWGQRLVDRGPGGFYEEGYFADYPPGYLYILYLLSAIRSLFGFAHGSGGETLLFKLPAIVSDLVLGALIYRIGRKKLGSGIALGLMLLFLFNPAVLMDSAAWGQADSFFMVFLLLSIMGAADKAFVRSAIWFAIAVLVKPQALIFTPVLLLAFYHHRAWKQLAVGALYGLGIFVLLAAPFFWNNGGLGGLIDLYKSTLSSYPYSTVNAFNLYALTDPMWSSMDLTWLGITYRTWGFIFILAAVAAAVYFSFKKDRKELSKSYFIGMVLIVIMFVLGTKMHERYIYPALILCLFSYIESRDRRFLTLFLGFTLTQYINVGYTLAHLNAGNNPPSDGIVLVTAIANLALLVYTLYTGYMVYVRKQTKLLAPPATDTEKHAADIALAEGIRPLEQKSKAKFKLLRKDWVWMLSITAVYAVLALINLGSTKAPETLWEPAASGESFFVDLGQSRQLERVNVFGGVGTGKFKLEFSETPDTWSSPLDVNEEVGNVFIWKSQPLNVAARYVKLTVTSPGFTLNEMAFYEQGGGKTPLPVTSVTPDAAAAAKRGEPANLFDEQSVIPENSNFMNSTYFDEIYHARTAYEYFHGIVAYENTHPPLGKILIGVGMELFGVNPFGWRIIGTLFGVAMLPLIYIMALRLFRKSRYAALAAGLFALDFMHFTQTRISTIDVYGVFFIMLMFYFMQRYFTMNFYREPLRRTLVPLFWSGLFFGIGVASKWIVLYGGAGLAVMLALSLFERYKEHAAAGRVLAEGKLSDQEVKTACLTADRTFWKNTVITLASCIVFFVVIPAVIYGLSFIPVLSVTAEGYTIKGLIEAQKNMYDYHSQLVATHPFASSWWEWPFMKRPVWFFSGGEGLPEGQVSSIVTIGNPLIWWTGIFAMLGVVYLTVKRKDKSLYMLWIAFFSQYVPWMLVPRETFLYHYFAMVPFMILAIVYVMKLLDSKYPEAKYIRYAYVALAALLFILFYPVLSGMQVSGDYVNTVLRWFPSWVF